The Ferroacidibacillus organovorans genome has a window encoding:
- a CDS encoding N-acetylmuramoyl-L-alanine amidase family protein — protein MNRRFFSMILRLGVAGLLITFCNASLDHAAEAFQWFPKKQTAKPNLLPTRLHKTVVVDPGHGGIDGGASRAGLLEKDITLEIAKNLAIELDRAGFDVTMTRRSDTDCSNLFPSPLSGRHRRDLQNRLDLLRKARAVGFLSIHVNSSVNPNDRGPLVFYTVRKEASQQLARLVQERLNALADTTQRPIGRKNLFVIRHAPCPAILAEVGYLTNDWDVVHLRQPMYLKKVAHAIAAGAIPFLRQQPTPNAVIGNPGDDWIPPALSPAVVQSGS, from the coding sequence ATGAATAGGCGATTTTTTTCTATGATTCTAAGGCTTGGTGTGGCGGGGCTGTTAATCACGTTTTGTAACGCGTCGCTTGATCATGCGGCGGAGGCGTTTCAATGGTTTCCGAAAAAACAGACAGCAAAACCCAACCTGCTTCCGACACGGCTTCATAAAACAGTCGTGGTTGATCCGGGCCATGGAGGCATTGATGGCGGCGCGTCACGGGCTGGTTTGCTTGAGAAGGACATTACGCTTGAAATCGCCAAAAACCTCGCGATCGAACTTGATCGCGCCGGCTTTGATGTAACGATGACACGCAGGTCAGATACGGATTGTTCGAATCTGTTTCCGTCCCCACTGTCAGGCAGGCACCGGAGGGATTTGCAAAACCGCCTGGATTTATTGCGCAAGGCGCGCGCGGTGGGCTTTTTGAGCATTCATGTGAACAGTTCAGTCAATCCGAATGATCGCGGTCCGCTTGTATTTTACACAGTGCGCAAAGAGGCGAGTCAACAGCTTGCACGCTTGGTTCAAGAAAGATTAAATGCGTTGGCTGATACGACGCAGCGGCCGATTGGGCGCAAAAATCTTTTTGTGATCCGGCACGCGCCCTGTCCGGCCATTCTCGCGGAAGTTGGATATCTTACAAATGACTGGGATGTGGTCCATCTGCGGCAGCCGATGTATCTGAAGAAAGTGGCGCACGCGATCGCGGCGGGTGCGATCCCATTTTTGCGTCAGCAGCCGACACCAAACGCAGTCATTGGCAACCCGGGCGATGACTGGATTCCCCCTGCGCTGTCTCCTGCTGTGGTACAATCAGGAAGTTAA
- a CDS encoding M42 family metallopeptidase: protein MGETEWGAAQFEETLESAVSHIVRLVSIPSPTGFTDQAIHYCAERFGMLGVTYKRTYKGGLQVFVPGRSPSTRVLAAHVDTLGGMVREITDRGYLRLSALGGYAFQTVEGVYCKIHTLDGAVYTGTLVARHASTHVYKEVEERTADTVVVRLDEKVQSKADVEALGISVGDFVSYDPRVVVTPSGYLKSRHLDDKASVGILLSLVENILAHPVELPYSLCLLISTDEEIGYGGNSNIPAEAFEYLAVDMGAIGEGLTTTEHVVSICAKDSSGPYDYQLRKKLTHLAKTHHIPYAVDLYPYYSSDASAARRAGHDLATGLIGPGIDSSHAYERTHRDAIAATLRLLWFYIQSA, encoded by the coding sequence ATGGGAGAGACAGAATGGGGCGCAGCGCAATTTGAAGAAACGCTGGAATCGGCGGTGAGTCACATCGTGCGGCTTGTATCGATTCCGAGTCCGACGGGATTCACGGATCAGGCGATTCACTATTGCGCAGAGCGATTTGGCATGCTTGGCGTGACGTATAAACGCACCTATAAAGGCGGTTTGCAGGTGTTCGTTCCAGGCAGATCGCCGAGTACGCGCGTACTGGCCGCACATGTCGACACGCTTGGCGGAATGGTCAGGGAAATTACCGATCGAGGTTATTTGCGGCTCTCCGCGCTTGGCGGTTACGCGTTTCAAACGGTGGAAGGCGTCTATTGCAAGATCCACACGCTGGATGGTGCGGTTTATACAGGGACACTCGTAGCGCGGCACGCATCCACACATGTGTACAAAGAAGTGGAGGAGCGTACGGCAGACACGGTGGTCGTGCGTCTTGATGAAAAGGTTCAATCCAAAGCGGATGTGGAGGCACTCGGCATTTCGGTGGGTGATTTTGTGTCCTACGACCCTCGTGTTGTCGTAACGCCGTCAGGTTATCTAAAGTCACGTCACCTTGATGATAAGGCTTCGGTTGGCATTTTGCTCTCCCTGGTAGAGAACATTCTCGCTCACCCGGTTGAATTGCCATATTCACTTTGCCTTTTGATCAGTACAGATGAAGAGATCGGTTATGGGGGGAATTCAAACATCCCCGCAGAAGCGTTCGAGTATCTGGCGGTTGACATGGGTGCGATTGGGGAAGGCTTGACGACGACGGAACATGTTGTTTCGATCTGTGCAAAAGATTCGAGCGGACCCTATGATTATCAATTGCGTAAAAAACTGACGCACCTTGCAAAAACACACCACATTCCCTACGCGGTTGATCTCTATCCCTATTATAGTTCAGATGCGAGTGCGGCGCGCCGCGCTGGACACGATCTCGCGACGGGTCTCATTGGTCCTGGCATCGACAGTTCGCACGCTTATGAACGAACGCATCGCGACGCAATTGCCGCCACCCTTCGCCTTTTATGGTTTTACATTCAGAGTGCATAA
- a CDS encoding NYN domain-containing protein: MSESRAAQVPHRKKLETDSISFSEDTIMNKLGNAIAGAVERAIQTRSDDHAMQNVAVFVDYDNVYWTLMNRYRHDPDHEDPQRNLFDRLWEKYDKNNIRMFKAYADFEQVAANLTSLQKKRVQIRHVYANGKNEDKAKNASDIELSIDAMETSYSDSNISCYVFVTADSDMIPIMSRMLYRGKHVELFYVEDAIAKHTDIRKFAHQSYDLLEFLHVDVSPKNPSDFIQDAIQYIAEWHAQPANRTKNLGPKWLRDGLADYLSIPSNTASQVIDLLHRGNFIREELRTNEYGTHKNIVLSLDANDRDENVPLDRDEYSMPRP; encoded by the coding sequence ATGAGTGAGTCCCGTGCGGCACAGGTGCCACACCGAAAGAAACTGGAGACTGATTCAATCTCTTTTTCGGAAGACACCATTATGAATAAATTGGGAAATGCGATCGCGGGCGCAGTAGAACGCGCCATACAAACGCGTTCGGATGACCATGCGATGCAAAATGTCGCTGTATTCGTCGATTACGACAACGTTTACTGGACACTGATGAATCGCTATCGTCACGACCCTGACCATGAAGATCCACAGCGCAACCTGTTTGACCGACTGTGGGAAAAATACGATAAAAACAACATTCGCATGTTCAAAGCGTATGCAGACTTCGAGCAGGTTGCCGCCAACCTGACGAGCCTTCAAAAGAAACGTGTGCAGATCCGTCACGTTTACGCAAATGGAAAGAATGAAGACAAAGCAAAAAATGCGTCCGATATCGAACTTTCAATTGATGCGATGGAGACTTCGTATTCGGATTCAAATATTTCCTGTTATGTCTTTGTAACAGCGGATAGTGACATGATCCCGATTATGAGCAGAATGCTATATCGCGGTAAGCACGTCGAGTTGTTTTACGTGGAAGACGCGATTGCAAAGCATACGGACATTCGCAAATTTGCGCACCAGAGTTATGATCTGCTGGAATTTCTGCACGTGGATGTCAGTCCTAAAAATCCGTCTGATTTTATCCAAGATGCGATTCAATACATTGCGGAGTGGCATGCCCAACCGGCAAACCGCACCAAAAACCTCGGTCCAAAATGGTTGCGTGACGGCTTGGCAGACTATTTGAGCATTCCAAGCAATACAGCCAGCCAAGTGATCGATCTCCTTCACCGCGGCAATTTTATCCGAGAAGAATTGCGTACAAATGAGTATGGCACACACAAAAATATTGTATTGAGCCTCGACGCCAACGATCGCGACGAGAATGTTCCACTCGATCGCGACGAGTACTCTATGCCACGTCCCTGA
- a CDS encoding lysylphosphatidylglycerol synthase transmembrane domain-containing protein, producing MRKRFSRALSLFFLFATFCLIGYLVDKERGELTRSWPYLLHANGFSIATLLALQLMYFLLQGASGRVLFLTMQQRVPLLLLTVLYTLQTMYNAVLPLSGASGTAAFIFWGKRLGYGLKESTATNLWSLTLSYVSLVPLLLICLFAALTANGQVANLIKAGLLVAVAVSLGILLLFYLISRFGQKSKRASHTLTILREEWKRMQHHPISFLFACVYLFLVYVVRMIMVYTAFQAIHVPIPFWLAVLAYSITSLLVLVSLAPTTVGVVEAVLASVLHSYGIPLSIAIAGTLMYRFVSFYLPIPLGALALVYLQRFSKKPV from the coding sequence TTGAGAAAGCGCTTCTCGCGCGCATTGTCACTCTTTTTTCTTTTCGCAACGTTTTGTCTGATTGGGTATCTAGTCGACAAAGAGCGGGGGGAATTGACGCGTTCTTGGCCCTATCTGCTTCACGCCAACGGGTTTTCAATCGCAACGTTGCTCGCTTTGCAGCTGATGTATTTTCTGTTGCAAGGAGCGTCTGGACGCGTATTATTTTTGACAATGCAGCAAAGGGTTCCGCTCCTTTTGCTCACCGTGCTCTATACATTGCAAACCATGTATAATGCTGTTTTGCCTTTGTCTGGCGCATCGGGAACGGCTGCTTTCATTTTTTGGGGAAAACGTTTAGGGTATGGCTTAAAAGAATCAACAGCGACGAATCTATGGTCGCTCACACTCAGCTACGTTTCACTCGTCCCACTGCTTTTGATTTGTCTGTTTGCCGCGCTTACCGCGAACGGTCAGGTGGCCAATCTCATTAAAGCGGGACTTCTTGTCGCCGTAGCTGTGAGCCTTGGGATTTTGCTTCTTTTCTATCTCATTTCCCGATTTGGACAGAAAAGCAAGCGGGCTTCGCATACTTTAACGATTCTTCGAGAAGAATGGAAACGGATGCAGCATCATCCCATCTCATTTTTGTTCGCCTGCGTATACCTATTTCTCGTTTATGTCGTTCGAATGATCATGGTGTACACTGCATTTCAGGCGATTCACGTCCCAATCCCTTTTTGGCTCGCTGTGCTGGCATACTCGATCACGTCGCTTTTGGTTCTCGTGTCGCTCGCACCAACGACTGTCGGCGTTGTGGAAGCTGTGCTGGCATCTGTTCTACACAGCTACGGCATCCCGCTTTCGATTGCGATTGCCGGCACCCTGATGTATCGCTTTGTCTCGTTTTATCTGCCCATTCCGCTCGGCGCTCTCGCACTCGTCTATTTACAGCGATTTTCAAAAAAACCAGTATAA
- a CDS encoding cation-translocating P-type ATPase, translating to MSETATVIHELPGRIRVRVKWFHVRPNEQAAVLHALRELPWMLRLDLNALTGNLLIFFHQVEDRQDQAVKMILSTIDDALHHAGAQCAKRSMPSSDEAMIASIPGSFDDARAGEKRVSRARASGLTTKEAQERLCQYGENRLPLLRDTPWWRHVLKQGQDGMTLLLLGLAGLSFFSKRFAEGGALLFVIMVNSVVTVLQQHRTGRDKRTLAAMTEGEVIVFRDGQRVNIAKELLVPGDLVWLEEGVQVPADGELVESYHLACDESLLTGEPVAIEKSAIAAPVSKTRMGEQHLSDTPSASSVVMGSFVARGTGVMIVTQTGSATVMGRIAKGLVEPVSLETPLQRSVTQFSRAVVTAIGFATALLILVGIMRKERVGPLLLSALSIGASAIPEGLPVLIGIALTAGVRRMQARKALVQRPSALETLGRSTVICSDKTGTLTKNEMTVRVLFDGTHVQVLSDPETLLVNAADHPLRASGHMVNLLTKAVLCSNAEWVEQVRDGEKTWALRGDATEGALLAAARSAGIPLREIRAKYARLDERPFESERQRMSVVCQGFSGSELIVKGAVEPIFARCAFYQSAYGLCELDDESRARILSIANAFSREAYRVICLAYRPLPHDAPARAEDEYEENLIFLGLVGMEDPPREHVEQGIRACREAGIRVLMMTGDHPETARATARRIGLATQETERVLLGGELAQLSDEQLQRACLEVSIFARVTPHDKLRIVTALKATGHVVVMTGDGVNDALAIRHADVGIAMGQGGTALAREASSITLVDDDFNAIIRAVDEGRGILGNIRRALGYLLSGNLGEILFSLFAVLFGLPLPFVPIQILLINLLTDAAPTLTLLVRPKRHDGMLRVREADLNDRNFLTQLIVRALSIGGSTLLLYRALQDRVAPRVAQSAALTMLVLVQWFQVESWHHDGAAPQRILPRQRFMQGVLAISLVALIGALYIPPLAALVGLLPLPPGIFFAAAATAYAAQLLHGGIMQCLRHLKLSSTPSLSR from the coding sequence TTGTCTGAAACAGCAACCGTCATCCATGAATTGCCAGGCCGCATTCGGGTGCGCGTCAAATGGTTCCATGTCCGACCAAACGAGCAGGCGGCTGTGTTGCACGCACTGCGCGAATTGCCATGGATGCTGCGTCTGGATCTAAACGCGTTGACTGGCAACCTGTTGATCTTTTTTCATCAGGTGGAAGACCGTCAGGATCAGGCTGTAAAGATGATTCTGTCAACCATTGACGACGCTCTGCACCATGCAGGAGCGCAGTGCGCAAAACGGTCGATGCCAAGTTCAGATGAGGCGATGATTGCGTCGATCCCCGGATCCTTTGATGATGCTCGTGCGGGAGAAAAGCGTGTATCGCGCGCACGAGCATCGGGGCTGACGACAAAGGAGGCGCAAGAGCGACTGTGCCAGTACGGAGAGAACCGCCTACCGCTTTTGCGCGATACACCGTGGTGGAGGCATGTTTTGAAGCAGGGGCAGGACGGCATGACATTACTGCTGCTCGGGCTAGCGGGTCTGTCTTTTTTTTCAAAGCGTTTTGCAGAGGGGGGCGCACTTCTTTTTGTCATCATGGTCAACAGTGTCGTCACGGTTCTCCAGCAACATCGCACAGGACGCGACAAGCGAACGCTTGCCGCCATGACGGAGGGCGAGGTGATCGTCTTTCGCGATGGACAGCGCGTGAATATTGCCAAAGAACTGCTTGTGCCAGGGGATCTCGTATGGCTTGAAGAAGGCGTTCAGGTTCCCGCGGATGGAGAGTTGGTGGAATCGTATCATCTTGCGTGTGATGAGTCACTATTGACGGGAGAGCCTGTAGCTATAGAAAAAAGCGCCATAGCCGCACCTGTCTCTAAAACACGCATGGGTGAACAACATCTGAGTGATACACCATCGGCGTCAAGTGTCGTGATGGGGAGCTTTGTCGCACGTGGAACAGGCGTCATGATCGTCACGCAGACAGGGTCTGCCACGGTCATGGGGAGGATTGCCAAAGGACTCGTAGAGCCCGTTTCACTTGAGACGCCGCTTCAGCGAAGTGTCACTCAATTTTCACGCGCGGTGGTCACTGCGATCGGGTTTGCCACAGCACTCTTGATTCTTGTTGGCATCATGCGCAAGGAAAGGGTGGGGCCGCTGCTTCTTTCCGCGCTAAGCATCGGGGCATCCGCGATACCAGAAGGTTTGCCAGTGCTGATTGGCATTGCCTTGACGGCAGGCGTCAGGCGCATGCAGGCGCGCAAGGCGCTTGTCCAAAGGCCGTCAGCGCTTGAAACGCTCGGACGCAGTACGGTGATCTGCTCTGACAAAACGGGAACGCTCACTAAAAATGAGATGACTGTGCGGGTGCTTTTTGACGGCACGCATGTGCAGGTACTTTCAGATCCCGAGACTCTGTTAGTAAACGCTGCGGATCATCCGCTGCGCGCTTCAGGCCACATGGTCAACCTGTTGACAAAGGCAGTTTTGTGCAGCAACGCAGAGTGGGTGGAACAGGTGCGCGATGGGGAGAAGACGTGGGCACTGCGCGGAGACGCAACGGAAGGAGCGCTTCTCGCGGCGGCGCGCAGTGCAGGAATTCCCTTGCGCGAGATTCGCGCAAAGTATGCCCGCCTTGACGAGCGTCCATTTGAATCGGAGCGACAGCGCATGAGTGTCGTCTGCCAGGGCTTTTCGGGCAGTGAACTGATTGTCAAAGGGGCGGTTGAACCGATCTTTGCGCGTTGCGCATTCTATCAGTCAGCATACGGGCTTTGCGAATTGGATGATGAAAGTCGCGCGCGCATTCTTTCAATAGCAAACGCCTTTTCGCGTGAAGCCTATCGTGTCATCTGCCTCGCGTACAGGCCGCTCCCACATGATGCCCCGGCGCGCGCGGAGGATGAGTATGAAGAGAATCTCATCTTTCTTGGTCTCGTCGGCATGGAAGATCCGCCCCGCGAGCATGTTGAACAGGGGATTCGGGCGTGCCGCGAGGCGGGTATCCGCGTCTTGATGATGACAGGAGATCACCCTGAGACGGCGCGTGCAACTGCCCGCAGAATTGGTCTTGCCACGCAGGAAACAGAGCGCGTGCTCTTGGGGGGCGAACTCGCACAGTTGTCTGATGAGCAGTTGCAGCGCGCATGCCTAGAGGTATCGATCTTTGCGCGTGTCACTCCGCATGATAAACTGCGCATCGTCACGGCGCTCAAAGCGACTGGACATGTCGTGGTCATGACAGGTGATGGTGTAAACGATGCCCTGGCCATTCGCCACGCAGATGTTGGGATCGCGATGGGACAGGGTGGCACGGCGCTTGCCCGTGAGGCGAGTTCGATCACGCTTGTTGACGATGATTTTAATGCGATCATTCGCGCCGTGGATGAGGGGCGCGGCATTCTCGGAAACATTCGCCGGGCGCTTGGCTATCTGCTCTCCGGGAATCTTGGAGAAATTTTATTTAGCCTATTTGCGGTCCTTTTCGGATTGCCGCTTCCCTTTGTGCCGATTCAGATTTTGCTGATCAACTTGTTGACCGATGCGGCGCCGACACTCACGCTGCTTGTGCGGCCTAAGCGTCACGATGGAATGTTGCGCGTGCGCGAAGCGGATTTGAATGACCGCAACTTTCTCACCCAACTCATCGTGCGCGCACTCTCGATCGGGGGTTCGACGCTTTTGCTCTATCGCGCGCTGCAAGACCGCGTCGCCCCGCGCGTGGCGCAATCGGCTGCGCTCACCATGCTGGTGCTTGTGCAGTGGTTTCAAGTCGAGAGCTGGCATCATGACGGCGCTGCGCCGCAGCGAATTCTCCCGCGGCAGCGTTTTATGCAGGGGGTACTTGCCATAAGTCTTGTCGCGCTCATCGGCGCACTGTACATTCCCCCGCTAGCGGCGCTTGTCGGCCTGTTGCCGCTGCCGCCTGGCATTTTCTTTGCGGCCGCTGCAACAGCGTATGCCGCCCAATTACTCCACGGAGGGATCATGCAATGCCTGAGACACTTGAAGCTAAGCTCCACGCCATCTCTATCGCGCTAA
- the cax gene encoding calcium/proton exchanger — MWSPPLTFLLCALTIIALARRIGSATEKLARRLGSTLGALLSATFGNSVELIISIAALRAGLYRVVQASIVGSVLANLLLTLGVCMMIGGITQKVQVFSRARAGLNSVMLFIAVFGLSMTSLYQYFGTHAGHAKALGVSISIVFLLIYALGFVFSFFTHRSFLMPVEEIGATERQTEPLWPHLLELIVATFLVSLVSEGIVGAIEPLSVRFSIPESFVGMILLPLIGIAPEFFSAILLARRGNLDGSMEIGLGSSLQIALFVAPALVLIDTAMRGSFTLVFTPVEVLVLFLSTLLVSLVSLDGETHWYEGMMVTAAYVMLGLLFFFQ, encoded by the coding sequence GTGTGGAGCCCTCCCCTGACGTTCCTGCTTTGCGCACTTACGATCATCGCGCTCGCGCGGCGCATCGGGTCAGCCACTGAAAAGCTTGCGCGGCGCCTCGGTTCGACGCTTGGGGCGCTGCTTTCTGCCACATTTGGCAACAGTGTTGAACTGATTATCTCGATTGCCGCGCTGCGTGCAGGACTCTATCGTGTTGTGCAGGCGAGCATCGTGGGCAGTGTTCTCGCAAATCTTCTGCTGACCCTTGGCGTCTGCATGATGATCGGCGGAATCACACAAAAGGTTCAGGTGTTCAGCCGCGCCCGCGCCGGACTGAACAGCGTCATGCTTTTTATCGCCGTTTTCGGCCTTTCCATGACGAGTCTGTACCAATATTTCGGAACGCATGCCGGTCACGCCAAAGCGCTTGGCGTCAGCATCTCCATCGTGTTTTTACTGATTTATGCGCTCGGATTTGTGTTCTCGTTTTTCACTCATCGCAGTTTCTTGATGCCAGTTGAGGAAATCGGTGCGACAGAGCGTCAAACGGAACCGCTTTGGCCCCACCTGCTTGAACTGATTGTCGCAACCTTTCTTGTTTCGCTCGTAAGTGAAGGGATCGTCGGGGCGATCGAGCCGCTCTCTGTGCGCTTTAGCATTCCAGAGTCGTTTGTGGGCATGATTCTCTTGCCGCTCATCGGAATCGCGCCTGAATTTTTTTCTGCGATTCTGCTCGCGCGGCGAGGGAATCTTGACGGGAGTATGGAGATCGGGCTTGGCTCAAGTCTGCAAATCGCTCTTTTTGTCGCGCCTGCCCTCGTACTCATCGACACTGCAATGCGCGGGAGTTTTACACTTGTTTTTACGCCCGTGGAGGTGCTCGTGCTCTTTTTGTCGACCCTCTTGGTGAGCCTTGTCTCGCTTGACGGGGAGACACACTGGTACGAGGGCATGATGGTGACAGCTGCCTACGTGATGCTTGGGTTGCTCTTTTTCTTTCAGTGA
- a CDS encoding TVP38/TMEM64 family protein: protein MHKRITRHTVWLALFAPLALLLMFFFYRSGSWTLLPEYLEKLGHAGIVLSYLLVVLQTMVPFVPFAILAGMNATAHGFFTGYLATLFGSFTGSLLLYGLSKSVLRPLFSRYLKRFFARHAKLQATIARIDQATPWSTFFTVLGLRLQFWLPASIIDLSAGISSVSFVPFLFGTLIGQAIMVLLESYVGHRVLHFKAHVAELAGICVIGGGILAANFIVARRKMRRLKS from the coding sequence GTGCACAAGAGGATCACTCGCCACACAGTGTGGCTGGCACTTTTTGCCCCGCTTGCGCTTCTTCTCATGTTCTTTTTTTATCGCTCCGGAAGTTGGACGCTTCTGCCGGAATACCTTGAAAAATTGGGACATGCCGGGATCGTGTTGAGTTATCTGCTGGTTGTGCTTCAGACCATGGTGCCGTTCGTTCCTTTTGCCATCTTGGCTGGCATGAACGCGACTGCGCATGGTTTTTTCACGGGTTATCTGGCGACGCTTTTCGGTAGTTTTACCGGCTCACTCCTTCTTTATGGCCTGAGCAAAAGCGTGTTGCGGCCACTTTTCAGCCGCTATCTCAAGAGATTTTTTGCGCGTCACGCGAAGCTGCAGGCGACGATTGCCCGCATTGACCAGGCGACGCCATGGTCAACCTTTTTCACCGTTTTGGGGTTGCGCCTGCAGTTTTGGCTGCCCGCATCAATCATCGACCTGTCTGCGGGCATCTCTTCCGTTTCGTTTGTCCCTTTTCTATTTGGCACGCTTATCGGACAGGCGATCATGGTATTGCTTGAGAGCTACGTCGGGCATCGCGTGCTTCACTTCAAAGCGCATGTGGCTGAACTCGCCGGAATCTGTGTGATAGGAGGAGGCATTTTGGCAGCGAATTTTATTGTGGCAAGACGGAAAATGCGAAGGTTGAAGTCATGA
- a CDS encoding YjbE family putative metal transport protein (Members of this highly hydrophobic protein family,regularly are found preceded by the yybP-ykoY manganese riboswitch (see RF00080). A metal cation transport function is proposed.), which translates to MTHALYAFFAILLTDLVLSGDNAFVIAMATLHLAPNERKRAMIYGAAVTILLRILLTLILGRALGWPYLQTVGGLLLLYVAYSVLFQKGGKEASGKRTGRGVLATVVTILFADLTMSADNVVAVAGIAQGNAEMTALGLVVSISLLMFASSLIARLMARLAILRFIGAGILAVTAGIMFHSDPGAARLFGAQSIYAPIFGFVLGSALYVASRKFNMSF; encoded by the coding sequence ATGACACACGCGTTATATGCCTTTTTTGCCATCCTTCTTACCGACTTGGTGCTCTCGGGAGACAATGCGTTTGTCATCGCGATGGCAACGCTTCATCTCGCCCCAAACGAGCGAAAGCGCGCGATGATCTATGGTGCGGCTGTTACCATTTTACTCAGGATTTTGCTGACCCTCATTCTCGGGCGCGCCCTTGGGTGGCCGTACCTACAGACGGTTGGCGGGTTGCTTTTGCTCTATGTCGCCTATTCGGTATTGTTCCAAAAAGGCGGCAAAGAGGCGTCTGGCAAACGAACAGGGCGTGGGGTTCTCGCGACGGTTGTGACAATTCTTTTTGCAGATCTCACGATGAGTGCGGACAATGTGGTCGCCGTGGCAGGCATTGCGCAAGGCAATGCAGAGATGACGGCGCTTGGTCTTGTGGTGAGCATCTCTCTTTTGATGTTTGCCAGTTCCTTGATCGCCCGCCTCATGGCACGTCTGGCGATTCTGAGGTTTATCGGGGCAGGTATTCTCGCCGTCACCGCGGGGATCATGTTTCACAGCGATCCAGGGGCTGCCCGGCTGTTCGGGGCGCAGTCGATCTATGCGCCAATCTTTGGGTTTGTGCTTGGGTCTGCACTCTATGTTGCGTCGCGCAAATTCAACATGAGTTTTTGA
- a CDS encoding HD domain-containing protein: MKDSSSVAQSPAHYKHDALRAMNRFQSDRAHCVRVASLAQTLYLGIRGEAATQAAQLTLELAGYLHDVGHFINSQKHHKHSRYLVQNARETATWDATLKEDVATLCFYHRRSARPSWIEKIGKERDLLTCCACLRVADGLDRSHLGTVTLHEIKRSTREITLFVSGLSSADADHLLRKKADLWQIAFAQKLMLNLRDAT; encoded by the coding sequence ATGAAAGACTCAAGCTCCGTCGCCCAATCACCCGCTCACTATAAACATGACGCGCTGCGCGCGATGAATCGTTTTCAATCGGATCGCGCGCACTGTGTGCGTGTCGCCTCACTTGCGCAAACGCTCTATCTTGGCATTCGCGGCGAGGCGGCGACGCAGGCAGCCCAACTGACGCTCGAATTGGCCGGATATCTACACGATGTAGGACATTTCATAAATTCACAAAAGCATCACAAGCATTCCCGCTACCTTGTGCAAAATGCGCGCGAAACGGCGACGTGGGACGCGACACTCAAAGAGGATGTCGCGACGCTTTGTTTTTATCACAGGCGCAGCGCCAGACCCTCATGGATTGAAAAAATCGGCAAGGAACGGGATTTGCTCACCTGTTGCGCATGCCTTCGCGTCGCAGACGGCCTTGACAGATCACACCTGGGAACGGTCACTCTTCACGAAATCAAGCGCTCTACCCGCGAGATCACGCTCTTTGTGAGCGGGCTTTCGTCAGCCGACGCAGACCATCTGCTAAGAAAGAAAGCAGACCTCTGGCAGATCGCTTTTGCTCAAAAACTCATGTTGAATTTGCGCGACGCAACATAG